The following proteins are encoded in a genomic region of Athene noctua chromosome 9, bAthNoc1.hap1.1, whole genome shotgun sequence:
- the NFAT5 gene encoding nuclear factor of activated T-cells 5 isoform X7, translated as MGGACSSFTTSSSPTIYSTSVTDSKAMQVESCSSAVGVSTRGVSEKQLTSNTVQQQQSTPKRHTVLYISPPPEDLLDNSRMSCQDEGCGLESEQSCSMWMEDSPSNFSNMSTSSYNDNTEVPRKSRKRNPKQRPGIKRRDCEESNMDIFDADSAKAPHYVLSQLSTDSKGNSKAGNGASENQKGAGGKKTPMLCGQYPTKSEGKELKIVVQPETQHRARYLTEGSRGSVKDRTQQGFPTVKLEGHNEPVVLQVFVGNDSGRVKPHGFYQACRVTGRNTTPCKEVDIEGTTVIEVGLDPSNNMTLAVDCVGILKLRNADVEARIGIAGSKKKSTRARLVFRVNITRKDGSTLTLQTPSSPILCTQPAGVPEILKKSLHSCSVKGEEEVFLIGKNFLKGTKVIFQENVSDENSWKAEAEIDMELFHQNHLIVKVPPYHDQQITSAVSVGIYVVTNAGRSHDVQPFTYTPDTSAGTLNVNVKKEISSPAQHCSFEEAIKAVKATGCNLEKVNILPSALITPLMPSSMIKNEDVAPMEVSAEKRSPPVFKASNVVGPTQQTLENSMSGISTSASHLPSENENQQQIQPKVYNPETLTTIQTQDISQPGSFSSVSTPGQLQNSDALLQQAAQFQSRDSQTREVLQSDGTVVTLSQLTDASQQQQSTLAEPAQALQQQISSSIFSSASGVSQLQNTIQQLQAGNFPTNTATGSNRNVDLVQQVLEAQQQLSSVLFSGSDSSEDVQDQLNADIFQQVSQIQNSVNPGIFSSSDTAVHSRPENLLPGRAETVHSQPENTLSNQQQQQQQQQQQAMETSAAMVMGIQQNICQAATQMQSDLFSSTTSGNGALQQSPVYQQASHIMSGLSTSEDMQMQCELFSSSPGVSGSETAPPAQQQVSNNGPTMFQASNSADGEEASGQSKQMQNTVFQTMVQMQHSGEGQSQVNLFSSTKTMMTVQASGTQQQGGGLFQQGGEIMSIQSGSFMQQSPHSQAQLFHSQNPIGDTQNISQETQGSLFHSPNSIVHNQSSTNSSDQLQPPMFHSQSAMGVLQSSSVPQDQQSANMFLSQSSMSNAATQEEQMSFFTSPNSISPLQTATNTEQQTSFQQQTQISHIQSSMLPQEQPQTQPAQQGLFQSQVSLGSIQSSSIPQNQQGAIFQPQHSIVAIQSSPPSQDQQQQQQQNMMFSNQNAMSTIASQKQNMIFNPNQNPVTNQEQQGQSIFHPQTNMASMNQEQQPMQFQSQTTVSSLQNPGSSQAEAQQPAIFHNSPQIQLVQGSPSSQEQQVTLFISSASMSALQNSMSQQELQQSPMYSSQNSMAGMQGTASPPQQQAALFHNTAGGAINQLQNSPASSQQTSGIFLFGIQNNCGQLLTSGPAPLPEELMAISQPGQPQGEGQAAVPTLLSQQISETSPLPAAMAANQNIEKIDDLLVSLQNQGNNMAGSF; from the exons atggGCGGTGCTTGCAGCTCCTTTACCACCTCTTCCAGTCCTACCATTTACTCTACCTCAGTCACCGACAGCAAGGCTATGCAAGTGGAGAGCTGCTCCTCAGCCGTGGGGGTAAGTACCAGAGGGGTAAGTGAAAAGCAGTTAACCAGTAACACAGTCCAGCAGCAGCAGTCAACGCCGAAGAGACACACAGTCCTGTACATCTCGCCACCACCCGAGGACTTGCTGGACAACAGTCGGATGTCCTGCCAGGATGAGGGCTGTGGATTGGAGTCAGAACAGAGCTGCAGTATGTGGATGGAGGATTCACCCTCCAACTTCAGTAACATGAGTACCAGTTCCTACAATGATAACACTGAGGTGCCACGTAAATCACGCAAACGAAACCCAAAGCAGAGGCCAGGGATCAAACGTCGAGATTGTGAAGAGTCCAACATGGATATATTTGATGCCGACAGTGCCAAAGCGCCTCACTATGTCCTTTCTCAGCTCAGCACGGACAGCAAAGGCAACTCAAAAGCAGGAAATGG AGCATCAGAGAACCAGAAGGGAGCTGGAGGGAAGAAGACCCCAATGTTGTGTGGTCAGTATCCGACTAAGAGTGAGGGGAAGGAGCTGAAGATAGTGGTGCAGCCAGAAACCCAGCACAGGGCTCGTTACCTGACCGAGGGCAGCCGAGGCTCAGTGAAAGACCGGACCCAGCAAGGCTTTCCGACTGTAAAG CTGGAAGGTCACAACGAGCCAGTGGTGCTGCAGGTATTCGTGGGTAACGACTCCGGGCGAGTGAAGCCACACGGGTTCTACCAGGCCTGCAGAGTGACTGGGAGAAACACGACTCCCTGTAAAGAGGTGGATATAGAGGGGACTACTGTCATTGAGGTTGGACTGGACCCAAGCAACAACATGACACTTGC GGTTGATTGCGTGGGAATACTGAAGCTGAGAAATGCTGATGTTGAAGCTAGGATAGGGATTGCTGGTTCCAAGAAAAAAAGCACACGTGCTAGGCTGGTATTTCGTGTTAACATCACTCGCAAAGATGGTTCAACTTTGACTCTTCAGACACCCTCTTCCCCAATTTTGTGCA CTCAACCCGCAGGAGTTCCAGAGATCCTAAAGAAAAGCCTGCACAGTTGTTCAGTGAAGGGTGAAGAGGAAGTTTTTCTGATTGGCAAGAACTTTCTAAAGGGAACAAAAGTGATTTTTCAAGAGAATGTTTCTG aTGAGAATTCTTGGAAGGCAGAAGCTGAAATAGACATGGAATTATTTCATCAG AATCACCTTATTGTGAAGGTGCCACCATATCACGACCAGCAAATAACCTCAGCTGTTTCTGTGGGAATATACGTGGTGACCAATGCTGGAAGATCACATGATGTGCAACCATTTACGTACACTCCAGATACAT CAGCTGGTACTCTGAATGTTAATGTGAAGAAGGAAATCTCCAGCCCAGCCCAACATTGTTCTTTTGAAGAGGCTATAAAAG CAGTGAAGGCCACTGGTTGTAATCTGGAGAAGGTGAACATTCTTCCTAGTGCCTTGATAACTCCACTCATGCCAAGCAGTATGATTAAGAATGAAGATGTGGCTCCAATGGAAGTAAGTGCAGAAAAAAGATCTCCCCCTGTCTTCAAG GCTTCAAATGTGGTTGGACCAACTCAACAAACATTGGAAAACAGCATGTCTGGCATATCAACTTCTGCTTCCCATTTaccttctgaaaatgaaaaccagcagcaaatacAGCCGAAGGTGTATAATCCAGAGACACTAACGACTATCCAAACGCAGGACATTTCCCAGCCTGGTAGCTTTTCATCAGTCTCTACTCCGGGTCAGCTGCAGAACAGTGATGCATTATTGCAGCAAGCCGCACAGTTCCAGTCAAGAGATTCCCAAACCAGGGAGGTCTTGCAGTCAGATGGCACAGTCGTCACTTTGTCACAATTAACTGATGCATCACAACAGCAGCAGTCGACACTCgcagagccagcacaggcatTGCAGCAGCAGATTTCATCAAGTATTTTCTCCTCAGCGAGCGGCGTGAGTCAGTTACAGAACACTATACAGCAACTGCAAGCTGGAAATTTTCCAACAAACACTGCCACTGGCAGCAACAGAAATGTTGACTTGGTGCAACAGGTATTGGAAGCTCAACAGCAGttgtcttctgttttattttctggttCAGACAGCAGTGAGGATGTTCAAGATCAGCTAAATGCAGATATCTTTCAGCAAGTTAGCCAGATACAAAATAGTGTAAATCCTGGGATATTCTCCTCATCAGACACGGCTGTCCATTCCAGACCAGAGAACCTTTTGCCTGGACGAGCTGAAACTGTTCACTCCCAGCCTGAAAACACGTTGTCCAatcaacagcaacagcagcagcagcagcagcagcaggcgaTGGAGACTTCTGCAGCGATGGTGATGGGCATCCAGCAGAACATTTGCCAGGCTGCCACGCAGATGCAGTCTGATTTGTTCTCTTCAACAACGTCGGGGAACGGAGCCCTCCAGCAGTCCCCTGTTTACCAGCAGGCTTCTCACATAATGAGTGGGTTATCCACAAGCGAAGACATGCAGATGCAGTGTGAGTTATTCTCTTCATCTCCTGGTGTGTCTGGAAGTGAGactgctcctcctgctcagcaGCAGGTCTCCAACAACGGACCTACTATGTTCCAGGCATCAAATTCTGCAGATGGAGAAGAGGCTTCAGGACAGAGTAAGCAGATGCAGAATACTGTATTTCAGACCATGGTTCAGATGCAGCATAGTGGAGAAGGTCAATCTCAAGTTAATCTCTTTTCATCTACTAAAACCATGATGACTGTTCAGGCAAGTGGAACTCAGCAGCAAGGAGGTGGTCTGTTCCAGCAAGGAGGAGAAATCATGTCTATTCAGTCGGGCAGCTTTATGCAGCAGTCTCCACATTCACAAGCTCAGCTTTTTCACTCTCAGAATCCTATTGGTGATACTCAGAATATATCACAGGAAACACAAGGCTCTCTTTTTCACAGCCCGAATTCCATTGTCCACAACCAGAGCAGTACTAATTCCTCAGACCAGCTGCAGCCCCCGATGTTCCACTCGCAGAGCGCCATGGGCGTGTTGCAGAGCTCTTCGGTTCCTCAAGACCAGCAGTCTGCCAACATGTTCCTCTCCCAGAGTTCAATGAGCAACGCTGCGACCCAGGAAGAGCAGATGTCGTTCTTTACAAGCCCCAATTCCATTTCTCCTCTTCAGACAGCAACAAACACTGAGCAGCAGACTTCCTTCCAACAGCAGACGCAGATCTCTCATATCCAGAGTTCCATGCTTCCCCAAGAACAGCCCCAGACCCAGCCTGCTCAGCAGGGTTTGTTTCAGTCTCAAGTGTCGTTAGGCTCCATCCAGTCCAGTTCAATTCCCCAGAACCAGCAGGGAGCAATCTTCCAGCCGCAGCACTCGATAGTTGCTATTCAGAGCAGTCCTCCATCGcaagaccagcagcagcagcaacagcagaacATGATGTTCAGTAATCAAAATGCAATGAGTACAATTGCCTCTCAGAAGCAGAACATGATTTTCAATCCAAATCAAAACCCAGTCACCAACCAGGAGCAACAAGGCCAGTCCATTTTTCATCCACAGACTAACATGGCATCCATGaaccaggagcagcagcccaTGCAATTCCAGAGTCAGACCACAGTGTCTTCTCTTCAGAACCCGGGATCCAGCCAGGCCGAAGCGCAGCAGCCAGCCATCTTCCATAACTCACCCCAGATTCAGCTGGTCCAAGGGTCACCGAGTTCTCAAGAGCAACAGGTCACCCTCTTCATCTCCTCAGCTTCCATGTCTGCCTTGCAGAACAGTATGAGCCAGCAAGAGCTGCAGCAGTCCCCTATGTACTCTTCTCAGAACAGCATGGCAGGGATGCAAGGAACAGCTTCGCCCCCACAGCAACAGGCTGCTCTATTTCACAACACAGCAGGAGGTGCCATCAACCAGCTGCAGAATTCTCCTGCTTCATCTCAGCAGACATCAGGAATCTTCCTGTTTGGCATTCAGAACA ACTGTGGCCAGCTGCTGACTTCTGGACCAGCTCCGCTGCCCGAGGAGCTGATGGCCATCAGTCagccggggcagccccagggcGAAGGGCAAGCAGCGGTGCCAACGCTCCTCTCCCAGCAGATATCGGAGACTTCTCCGCTCCCTGCAGCTATGGCAGCCAATCAGAATATTGAGAAAATAGATGATCTGCTTGTGTCGTTGCAAAACCAGGGGAACAATATGGCTGGCTCGTTTTAA